The Myroides fluvii region TTCTTTTTTCCATCAACTAACAGACACAAGTAAATATTGTCAATCGAAATAACATACCCCTTCAATCCATTAATTGCGACATATTGCCCTACTTCTAGGTTTTTTCTCGCATAGAAAGAGTACAACAATTTCGTTACAACATCTTTAGCACCTAATCCTAAAGACAAAGCAACCGTCAATAAAATTGCACCGATAACGATCGAAATATTACTCGTAATAATCGAAGTATCAATACTCATTTGATTTAACGTTGTGATCACCACAAAAATCAAAATCAAATAGAACAAAATATTTCCGATCATACGCGCACCGACAAAATCAACAGCCTTCAACACCTCTACGATTACTTTCTTAATCCACGAAGCAAAGTAAAGGCCTCCGATAAAAATAAGCAATGCCACAAAAAGCTTAGGCACAAACATCATCAAATTGCCAATTTCACGCGAAACGATTTCCAGGCCAAACAACTCTGCCCCAATCAATACCATTAAAAAAACAAGGAAAACCTTAACGAAAAAAAGCAAGATAGCATCGACCTTCACTCTAATCTTGATTTTATTCAAAAACTCATTGTCGTCTAGCCCCTCTTGGATTTTCTCTAGGCGAACAAGTTTAAACATCTTTTTAAGGATATAAGAAAAAAGCTTAAGCATTAACCAGCACAACAGCACATAACCCGCAATGAGCAGAAAACCAAAAACGCCTTTTACAAGTGAATTCACCACATCGTTAATCATCTCACCCGGATACTCAAAACTATACAACTTCTCCATCATGATCTTCTTTTTTAATTCTTTCTATTATTTTCTTTTCTTTCTCTTTATCAACATCTCCTATAAATGACTCCACTACTTTGGGCACTTGTACCGTATAAAGTTCAGATACATCTAAGGAAAGCTTAATAAAATTCAAATTGTCAATCACCCGATCTTTCAGATAGTCCGGCAATTTCTCGTCTTGCAGTATTTTCTTAAAAGGATTCTCCATTATGACAACGAATTATATAATTCCACAATTTTCTTTTTAGCCCTGTGTAATCGCATTTTAACAGCACTTTCTCCTAATTCAAGTAGTTGTGCTATTTCTTTGATCGACTTATCATCTTGATATTTCATCAATAAAACGATTTTATCTTCCGGGTCAATTAAGCCTAGTGCTTCTTGAAGTTTTCCAACCGTTAAGGAAAAGATTTCTTCGTCCGTCACTTCCTCGTCTGCAGTAGAAACATACATTGCTTCTTCCTGTAATTCCACATTATCTCGTTGCCGCTTTAAAATAGACTTTGAATAATTAACGCAATGATTATACGTAAACGAATAAAGCCAAGTAGAAAACTTTGATTCCCCTCTAAAAGACTTCAAATTAAGGTATAATTTCACGAAAACATCTTGCGTCAAATCTTCTGCAGCATCCCGGGACTCAGCGAACCCCAGACATTTTTGATACACCTTTTGACCATATCGATCATAGAGTATACCAAACAAACTTGTATTTCCATTATGAACGATAAATTGCACCAATTCTTCATCCGTCATCGAAACAAAGTTTTGACTTTGCACATTCATTTTCATATTACTTTTTTACAATTCAAATGTAAGAGATAGAAACAATTACATCTAAATTTTAACAAAAAGTTCTTAAACACTTCTAATCTGTAGTAATTTTTCCACATACTTTCCGATGACGTCAAATTCTAAATTAACCAGTTGTCCCAATTGATAATGCTTAAAAACAGTATGTTCTCTTGTATAAGGAATAATGGCAACACTAAAGGTGTTAATTCCTGAATCTACAACCGTTAAACTAGTTCCATCAACAGTTATTGAGCCTTTAGCAATCGTTGTATGTTTCACTTTTGAATCATATTCAAATCCATAATAGGTACTTCCCTGAGCATCTTGTATTGACACACAGCGACCAACAGTATCCACGTGTCCTTGTACAATATGTCCGTCAAGACGGGCATTAGCAAGCATACCGCGCTCTATATTGATTTCCTGTCCTATTTCCCACTGCCCTAAAGTCGTAACATCAAGCGTTTCTTTGATTGCCGTTACAGTAAAAGTTTCGCTTCCAATTGCCACAACGGTTAAACATATTCCATTGTGCAAAACACTCTGATCTATCTTCAGTTCATCAACGAATGAACACGACACAGTTAGGTGCAAATTTTCTTTTTCTCGTACAATATTTTTAACAATTGCAATTTCTTCAACAATTCCTGTAAACATTACTCCATTTATTTTATTAAATTTGTTTTCAAAATTACTAATAATTTATACGAAACTATGAGCCATAAAGAAGAAAATGTTAGGGTAGGTATATCAATAGGCGATTTAAACGGTATTGGGCCCGAAGTTATCCTTAAATGTTTCGAAGACAACAGAATGCTTGAGCTTTGTACTCCGGTGATTTTCGGTAACTCAAAGCCTTTATCTTATATCAAAAAAAACATCAATAGCAATGTAAATTTTCAAGGTATTGACAGTTTAGATCAAATGATTACAGGAAAACTCAACGTGTTAAACCTGTGGAAAGAGAACGTGAACATCAACTTTGGCGAGAACGACCCCGTAGTAGGCAGTTACGCAATCAAGTCATTTATTGCAGCAACAGAAGCATTAAAGAACGACGAAATTGATATTTTAGTTACCGCACCGATCAACAAATACAATACACAATCAGAGGAGTTTAAACACCCGGGGCACACCAATTACTTAAACGAACAGTTAGAAGGCAATGCCCTCATGCTTTTGGTGAGCGACGATTTAAAGGTAGGTTTATTGACCGACCATTTACCTTTGAAAGACATAGCCCAAGCCATCACACCACAACGCATTGAAGAAAAGGTGAAAACAATTCGCGAGGCATTGATGAACGATTTCAACATTTTCAATCCACGCATTGCCGTTTTAGGACTGAACCCCCATGCTGGAGATGATGGAATTATTGGAACAGAAGAACAAGAAATCATAAAACCAACGATAACAAAATTAGCAGAAGAAGGCATACTCGTATCTGGTCCATTCCCAGCAGATGGTTTTTTTGGATCACAACTTTACAACAGCTTTGACGCAGTCATCGCGTGTTATCACGATCAGGGATTAGCCCCCTTCAAAGCACTATCCTTCAGTAAAGGTGTGAATTACACCGCAGGTCTAAACAAAATTAGGACCTCACCTGACCACGGAACAGCTTATGATATAGCAGGTAAAAACCTAGCGGATCCCACTTCTTTTCGCGAGGCGTTGTACTTAGCCCTTGATGTTTTCAGAAACAGAAATAGAAACATCGAAGCCAAGAGCAACCCACTAATGCCTCAAGAAAAAGAAAATAGTACAAAAAAATTTGATAATTAGCTTGTAATAATAATAATTTTTTATCT contains the following coding sequences:
- a CDS encoding mechanosensitive ion channel family protein translates to MMEKLYSFEYPGEMINDVVNSLVKGVFGFLLIAGYVLLCWLMLKLFSYILKKMFKLVRLEKIQEGLDDNEFLNKIKIRVKVDAILLFFVKVFLVFLMVLIGAELFGLEIVSREIGNLMMFVPKLFVALLIFIGGLYFASWIKKVIVEVLKAVDFVGARMIGNILFYLILIFVVITTLNQMSIDTSIITSNISIVIGAILLTVALSLGLGAKDVVTKLLYSFYARKNLEVGQYVAINGLKGYVISIDNIYLCLLVDGKKNYIPIKTVSESHIEILK
- a CDS encoding RNA polymerase sigma factor translates to MKMNVQSQNFVSMTDEELVQFIVHNGNTSLFGILYDRYGQKVYQKCLGFAESRDAAEDLTQDVFVKLYLNLKSFRGESKFSTWLYSFTYNHCVNYSKSILKRQRDNVELQEEAMYVSTADEEVTDEEIFSLTVGKLQEALGLIDPEDKIVLLMKYQDDKSIKEIAQLLELGESAVKMRLHRAKKKIVELYNSLS
- a CDS encoding riboflavin synthase — encoded protein: MFTGIVEEIAIVKNIVREKENLHLTVSCSFVDELKIDQSVLHNGICLTVVAIGSETFTVTAIKETLDVTTLGQWEIGQEINIERGMLANARLDGHIVQGHVDTVGRCVSIQDAQGSTYYGFEYDSKVKHTTIAKGSITVDGTSLTVVDSGINTFSVAIIPYTREHTVFKHYQLGQLVNLEFDVIGKYVEKLLQIRSV
- the pdxA gene encoding 4-hydroxythreonine-4-phosphate dehydrogenase PdxA, translating into MSHKEENVRVGISIGDLNGIGPEVILKCFEDNRMLELCTPVIFGNSKPLSYIKKNINSNVNFQGIDSLDQMITGKLNVLNLWKENVNINFGENDPVVGSYAIKSFIAATEALKNDEIDILVTAPINKYNTQSEEFKHPGHTNYLNEQLEGNALMLLVSDDLKVGLLTDHLPLKDIAQAITPQRIEEKVKTIREALMNDFNIFNPRIAVLGLNPHAGDDGIIGTEEQEIIKPTITKLAEEGILVSGPFPADGFFGSQLYNSFDAVIACYHDQGLAPFKALSFSKGVNYTAGLNKIRTSPDHGTAYDIAGKNLADPTSFREALYLALDVFRNRNRNIEAKSNPLMPQEKENSTKKFDN